From the genome of Ptychodera flava strain L36383 chromosome 20, AS_Pfla_20210202, whole genome shotgun sequence, one region includes:
- the LOC139120791 gene encoding uncharacterized protein: MKEYRCPSPGICYYICQLNSHRIFQSEYCVQHKTTEPLGLDVFARLNNSECEIKTSNAADNFFSWHDGVRKPNHRGGVSTQCLPELRKMRPLNAENRSRVSTPYNSPCPPLNREKLADNSAEDEYDLLDYFGSYDANFSRARQQLPVPEGLAVIERLSNKELETFQYADLVLTWQNGERKLEYMSGLMSQCLPELEEKRGPKQFYIGSRVTSAALAIAPVLQMWQTFLWKTTLNNGMGPCNKKEVKAVNKLLRYKEGKPHNRLYKLFFSFFLLFASFMTIIGRTKGLSKIFITMSVQ, from the exons ATGAAAGAATACCGATGTCCTAGCCCTGGTATTTGTTATTACATATGCCAATTGAACTCACACCGTATCTTTCAGAGTGAATACTGCGTACAACATAAAACGACAGAACCCCTGGGGTTGGATGTCTTCGCCAGACTGAATAACAGTGAATGTGAAATCAAAACGTCCAATGCTGCCGATAATTTTTTCAGCTGGCACGATGGGGTTAGAAAACCAAATCACAGGGGTGGTGTGAGCACTCAGTGTTTGCCAGAACTCAGGAAGATGCGTCCACTGAATGCCGAAAATCG CTCAAGGGTTTCAACACCATATAACAGCCCATGCCCACCTTTGAACCGAGAAAAACTGGCAGACAATTCCGCTGAAGATGAATACGATCTCCTGGATTATTTTGGTTCATATGATGCT aatttttcaagaGCAAGACAGCAGCTGCCAGTCCCAGAGGGGTTGGCTGTCATTGAACGACTGAGCAATAAGGAGTTAGAAACTTTCCAATATGCTGATCTTGTACTCACCTGGCAGAATGGGGAAAGGAAATTAGAATATATGAGTGGGCTGATGAGTCAATGTTTACCAGAACTCGAGGAAAAACGGGGTCCAAAACAGTTCTACATTGG TTCCAGGGTTACATCAGCAGCACTAGCAATTGCACCAGTCCTACAGATGTGGCAGACATTCCTCTGGAAGACAACATTGAATAATGGGATGGGTCCTTGCAACAAAAAAGAGGTTAAAGCAGTGAACAAGTTATTGAGGTATAAGGAGGGCAAACCACACAACAGGTTGTATAAATTGTTTTTTAGTTTCTTTTTATTGTTTGCATCCTTCATGACTATCATAGGTAGGACAAAGggtttatcaaagatatttaTAACCATGTCTGTACAATAA